From a region of the Pantanalinema sp. genome:
- a CDS encoding ABC transporter permease subunit: MGKIWAIAGREMRSYFVSPLAYVVGALFLLVSGYLFSLILFGSREASMRGLFENLSVVFLLITPALTMRLLAEERARGTVELLLTAPVRDRDIVIGKYLAVCLYLLFLLALTLIYPAILAWVGKPDWMPILSGYLGIFLLGASFMAVGLMASSWTSNQVIAAISTFAISLIIWLLPASSSVVGQQFGSVLEYLSVLSHQQNLGRGIIDTTDLVFYGSFIVICLFLSIRSVEVYRWR; encoded by the coding sequence ATGGGTAAGATCTGGGCGATCGCCGGGCGCGAGATGCGCTCGTACTTCGTATCTCCCCTGGCCTACGTGGTCGGGGCGCTCTTCCTGCTCGTCTCGGGCTACCTCTTCTCCTTGATCCTCTTCGGGTCCCGCGAGGCGAGCATGCGTGGCCTGTTCGAGAACCTGAGCGTCGTGTTCCTGCTCATCACCCCCGCGCTCACCATGCGGCTGCTCGCCGAGGAGCGCGCCAGGGGCACGGTGGAGCTGCTGTTGACCGCGCCGGTGCGCGATCGCGACATCGTGATCGGCAAGTACCTGGCCGTCTGCCTCTACCTGCTCTTCCTGCTGGCCTTGACCCTCATCTACCCCGCGATCCTCGCGTGGGTCGGCAAGCCCGACTGGATGCCCATCCTCTCGGGGTACCTCGGGATCTTCCTCCTGGGGGCCTCGTTCATGGCGGTCGGCCTCATGGCCTCGTCGTGGACCAGCAACCAGGTCATCGCGGCCATCTCGACCTTCGCCATCAGCCTGATCATCTGGCTCTTGCCCGCCTCTTCGAGCGTGGTCGGCCAGCAGTTCGGCTCGGTGCTCGAGTACCTCTCGGTCCTCAGCCACCAGCAGAACCTCGGCCGCGGCATCATCGACACCACCGACCTGGTCTTTTACGGGTCCTTCATCGTGATCTGCCTCTTCCTGAGCATCCGCTCGGTAGAGGTCTATCGCTGGAGGTAG
- a CDS encoding response regulator, producing MSETKPLILIIEDEAPIRRFLRASLPLHDYKIQEATTALDGLRLAAAQRPALVILDLGLPDMDGLDVVRQLREWSQVPVVVLSAREQESDKITALDAGADDYLTKPFGVGELLARMRVAMRHGARRAAPEATDFACGDWHVDLAARRVFVAGQEVHLTPTEYRLLTTLIRHAGKVVTHRHLLRELWGDEHEDAQHTLRVHISQLRRKLEADPARPRHLMTEPGVGYRLREEAAS from the coding sequence ATGTCCGAGACCAAGCCGCTCATCTTGATCATCGAGGACGAGGCGCCCATCCGACGCTTCTTGCGCGCCTCGCTGCCCCTGCACGACTACAAGATCCAGGAGGCCACCACCGCGCTCGACGGACTCCGCCTCGCAGCCGCCCAACGACCGGCTCTCGTGATCCTCGACCTGGGGCTGCCCGACATGGACGGCCTCGACGTGGTGAGGCAGCTGCGCGAGTGGAGCCAGGTGCCCGTGGTGGTCCTTTCGGCCCGCGAGCAGGAGAGCGACAAGATCACCGCCCTGGACGCGGGCGCGGATGACTACCTCACCAAGCCCTTCGGAGTCGGCGAGCTGCTCGCGCGCATGCGCGTCGCCATGCGCCACGGGGCGCGGCGCGCGGCCCCCGAGGCCACCGACTTCGCCTGCGGCGACTGGCACGTTGACCTGGCCGCGCGCCGGGTCTTCGTCGCCGGGCAGGAGGTCCACCTCACCCCCACCGAGTACCGCCTGCTCACGACCCTCATCCGACACGCGGGCAAGGTCGTCACCCACCGCCACCTCTTGCGCGAGCTGTGGGGCGACGAGCACGAGGACGCCCAGCACACGCTGCGGGTCCACATCAGCCAGCTGCGCCGCAAGCTCGAGGCCGACCCCGCGCGCCCGCGCCACCTCATGACCGAGCCGGGCGTCGGCTACCGCCTGCGCGAGGAAGCGGCCTCATAA
- a CDS encoding DUF4118 domain-containing protein: MAASESIAFQERWLGADAPAAIGASFPWRAYGWGLGSVVAATILGQLLIGRLDKANLIMVFLLGNLAVALRGDRGAAIAAAVLSVAAFDFFFVPPHLSLAVSDTQYLFTFFVMGLVGSVISTLTARLVAMIAESRERERRARALYELSRSLLAARAPQEAIAEAARLISQELGRPVGAWLRGAAGHALQAAQAASPLTSSEQEILHWVLGEGEPAGPGTETFPGATALFIPVRSPSRIHGAFVLRWADHEPPPGSGTRAAIETGANQLAIALEQARAREEADAAHSQAEVERMRTSLLSSVSHDLRTPLAGMVGAASALLDAEGAFPADVRRELLQGIVDEGARLGRLVTNLLHATRLEAAHVQLAKEWFPLEEAIAPALSRLQAPLSQHPVAVDLAPDLPMVQGDPALVEQVFINLLENAAKYTPPGSPIKVRAWLEAARIWSEVADQGPGLPAGEEERVFEKFHHVPGQSGAKGAGLGLAICRGIVLAHGGAIRAENLPTGGAAFRFWLPLTPPPPMTP, from the coding sequence ATGGCCGCCTCCGAATCGATTGCCTTCCAGGAGCGCTGGCTCGGTGCCGATGCGCCGGCCGCGATCGGCGCCTCCTTCCCTTGGCGCGCCTACGGCTGGGGCCTGGGATCGGTGGTCGCGGCCACGATCCTCGGTCAGCTCTTGATCGGGCGGCTCGACAAGGCCAACCTGATCATGGTGTTCCTGCTGGGCAACCTCGCGGTGGCCCTGCGTGGCGACCGCGGCGCGGCGATCGCCGCCGCCGTGCTATCGGTGGCGGCCTTCGACTTCTTCTTCGTGCCGCCCCACCTTTCCTTGGCCGTCTCGGACACCCAGTACCTCTTCACCTTCTTCGTCATGGGCCTGGTAGGGAGCGTCATCAGCACCCTGACTGCCCGCCTGGTCGCCATGATCGCGGAGAGCCGCGAGCGCGAGCGCCGCGCCCGCGCCCTCTACGAGCTGAGTCGCTCATTGCTCGCCGCCCGAGCGCCCCAAGAGGCGATCGCTGAAGCCGCGCGCCTCATCAGCCAGGAGCTCGGTCGGCCCGTGGGTGCCTGGTTGCGGGGCGCAGCGGGCCATGCGCTGCAGGCGGCCCAGGCGGCATCGCCCCTGACGAGCAGCGAACAGGAGATCCTCCACTGGGTCCTGGGCGAGGGCGAGCCCGCCGGCCCCGGCACCGAGACGTTCCCGGGGGCGACCGCCCTGTTCATCCCAGTGAGGAGCCCAAGCCGGATCCACGGCGCGTTCGTCCTGCGCTGGGCGGATCACGAGCCGCCCCCCGGTTCCGGGACCCGGGCGGCTATCGAAACAGGTGCCAACCAGCTCGCGATCGCCCTCGAGCAGGCGCGCGCGCGCGAGGAGGCCGACGCGGCCCACTCCCAGGCCGAGGTCGAGCGGATGCGGACCTCGCTTTTGAGCTCGGTCTCTCACGACCTGCGCACGCCGCTCGCCGGCATGGTCGGGGCGGCAAGCGCCCTGCTCGATGCCGAGGGGGCCTTTCCTGCGGACGTGCGTCGCGAGCTGCTCCAGGGGATCGTCGACGAGGGAGCCCGCCTGGGGCGCCTCGTGACGAACCTCCTTCATGCGACTCGACTCGAGGCGGCCCACGTGCAGCTCGCCAAGGAATGGTTTCCTCTGGAAGAGGCGATCGCCCCGGCCCTGAGCCGGCTCCAGGCCCCCCTTTCCCAGCACCCTGTCGCGGTGGATCTGGCCCCGGACCTGCCCATGGTCCAAGGGGATCCCGCCCTCGTCGAGCAGGTCTTCATCAACCTCCTGGAGAACGCCGCCAAGTACACCCCGCCGGGCTCGCCCATCAAGGTGCGCGCCTGGCTCGAGGCCGCGCGGATCTGGTCCGAAGTCGCCGACCAGGGGCCGGGCCTGCCTGCCGGCGAGGAAGAACGGGTCTTCGAGAAGTTTCACCACGTGCCGGGGCAATCGGGCGCGAAGGGAGCGGGGCTCGGCCTCGCCATCTGCCGCGGCATCGTCCTCGCCCACGGAGGCGCCATCCGTGCCGAGAACCTTCCGACCGGGGGGGCTGCGTTCCGCTTCTGGCTGCCCCTGACTCCGCCGCCCCCCATGACGCCCTGA
- a CDS encoding ABC transporter ATP-binding protein — MIVVENLTKRYADRPVVQDVSFHVKKGEILGFLGPNGAGKSTTMKMLTGYLTPSGGKVTIGGFDMATDSLKAKALMGYMPENPPVYPEMSVRDYLAFVARLRGVERAKVKAAVEVALAKCWLTEVPNKQIGHLSKGFQQRVGLAQALIHDPEVVILDEPTNGLDPKQIIQIRELIKGFAPDHTVILSTHILPEVQNTCHRVLIINGGKVVAEGAPEALESQLKGGSRIHAEVRGPRAEVLDRLSTLHGVTSANAKLHGEHLVSITLDTASDADLRERVAAEIVGAGWGLLELRAVGLSLEEIFLKLTTTDAAANHKEEVTTHG, encoded by the coding sequence ATGATTGTCGTCGAGAACTTAACCAAGCGGTACGCCGATCGCCCCGTGGTCCAGGACGTCTCGTTCCACGTCAAGAAGGGCGAGATCCTGGGTTTCCTGGGGCCGAACGGCGCCGGCAAGTCGACCACCATGAAGATGCTCACCGGGTACCTGACGCCGTCCGGCGGCAAGGTCACCATCGGCGGGTTCGACATGGCCACCGATTCCCTCAAGGCCAAGGCCCTCATGGGCTACATGCCTGAGAACCCGCCGGTCTACCCCGAGATGAGCGTCCGGGACTACCTGGCCTTCGTCGCCCGCCTGCGCGGCGTCGAGCGCGCCAAGGTCAAGGCCGCCGTCGAGGTCGCCCTTGCCAAGTGCTGGCTGACCGAGGTGCCCAACAAGCAGATCGGCCACCTCTCCAAGGGCTTCCAGCAGCGGGTGGGCCTCGCCCAGGCGCTGATCCACGACCCCGAGGTCGTCATCCTCGACGAGCCGACCAACGGCCTCGACCCCAAGCAGATCATCCAGATCCGCGAGCTGATCAAGGGCTTCGCCCCCGACCACACGGTCATCCTGAGCACCCACATCCTGCCCGAGGTCCAGAACACCTGCCACCGGGTGCTCATCATCAACGGCGGCAAGGTCGTGGCCGAGGGCGCCCCCGAGGCGCTCGAGTCCCAGCTCAAGGGCGGCAGCCGGATCCACGCCGAGGTGCGCGGCCCGAGAGCCGAGGTGCTCGATCGCCTGAGCACCCTGCACGGGGTCACCAGCGCCAACGCCAAGCTCCACGGCGAGCACCTGGTCTCGATCACCCTCGACACCGCGAGCGATGCCGACCTGCGCGAGCGGGTCGCCGCCGAGATCGTGGGCGCGGGCTGGGGCCTCCTCGAGCTGCGCGCGGTCGGCCTCTCGCTCGAGGAGATCTTCCTCAAGCTGACGACCACCGACGCCGCCGCCAATCACAAGGAGGAAGTGACAACCCATGGGTAA